Proteins from a single region of Chlorocebus sabaeus isolate Y175 chromosome 25, mChlSab1.0.hap1, whole genome shotgun sequence:
- the LOC103230486 gene encoding small ribosomal subunit protein uS2-like, translating to MSGALDVLQMEEDDVLKFLAAGTHLGGTNLDFQMEQYIYKRKSDGIYIINLKRTWEKLLLAARAIVAIENPADVSVISSRNTGQRTMLKFAAATGATPIAGCFTPGIFTNQIQAAFREPRLLVVTDPRADHQPLTEASYVNLPNIALCNTDSPLRCVDIAIPCNNKGAHSVGLMWWMLAREILHMRGTISREHPWEVMPDLYFYRDPEETEKEEQAAAEKAVTKEEFQGEWTAPAPEFTATQPEVADWSEGMQVPSVPIQQFPTEDWSAQPATEDWSAAPTAQATEWVGATTEWS from the coding sequence ATGTCCGGAGCCCTTGATGTCCTGCAAATGGAGGAGGATGATGTCCTTAAGTTCCTTGCAGCAGGAACCCACTTAGGTGGCACCAATCTTGACTTCCAGATGGAGCAGTACATCTATAAAAGGAAAAGTGATGGCATCTACATCATAAATCTGAAGAGGACCTGGGAGAAGCTTCTGCTGGCGGCTCGTGCCATTGTTGCCATTGAAAACCCTGCTGATGTCAGTGTTATATCCTCCAGGAATACTGGCCAGAGGACCATGCTGAAGTTTGCTGCTGCCACTGGAGCCACTCCAATTGCTGGCTGCTTCACTCCTGGAATCTTCACTAACCAGATCCAGGCAGCCTTCCGGGAGCCACGGCTTCTTGTGGTTACTGACCCCAGGGCTGACCACCAGCCTCTCACGGAGGCATCTTATGTTAACCTACCTAACATTGCTCTGTGTAACACAGATTCTCCTTTGCGCTGTGTGGACATTGCCATCCCATGCAACAACAAGGGAGCTCACTCAGTGGGTTTGATGTGGTGGATGCTGGCTCGGGAAATTCTGCACATGCGTGGCACCATTTCCCGTGAACACCCATGGGAGGTCATGCCTGATCTCTACTTCTACAGAGATCCTGAAGAGACTGAAAAAGAAGAGCAGGCTGCTGCTGAAAAGGCAGTGACCAAGGAGGAATTTCAGGGTGAATGGACTGCTCCAGCTCCTGAGTTCACTGCTACTCAGCCTGAGGTTGCAGACTGGTCTGAAGGTATGCAGGTGCCCTCTGTGCCTATTCAGCAGTTCCCTACTGAAGACTGGAGTGCTCAGCCTGCCACGGAAgactggtctgcagctcccactgCTCAAGCCACTGAATGGGTAGGAGCAACCACTGAATGGTCTTAA